In Burkholderia sp. GAS332, one DNA window encodes the following:
- a CDS encoding ribosomal small subunit pseudouridine synthase A, whose product MNLESILFTQGFGSRRQCRTLIGDGRVSIGGSVCADADTDFPTDDSTFCFSVDGVVWPYREHAYLLLNKPAGYECSRDPQHHLSVFSLLPPQFAERGVQCVGRLDQDTTGLLLLSDDGKFVHMFTSPKRKVPKLYIATTRHPIDDAQLGALRDGVLLHGEPKPIVAVDAQARGEHALALTVMEGKYHQVKRMIAAAGNRCEALHRERVGGLALPATLAEGAWQWLDEIDLGSLRSG is encoded by the coding sequence ATGAATCTCGAAAGCATCCTCTTCACTCAAGGTTTCGGCTCTCGCCGCCAATGCCGGACGCTGATCGGCGACGGCCGCGTGAGCATCGGCGGGTCAGTCTGCGCCGATGCCGATACCGATTTCCCGACCGACGACAGCACGTTCTGCTTCAGCGTGGACGGTGTCGTCTGGCCGTATCGCGAGCACGCCTATCTGCTCCTGAACAAACCCGCCGGCTACGAATGCTCGCGCGATCCGCAGCATCATCTGAGCGTGTTCAGCCTGCTGCCGCCGCAGTTCGCCGAACGCGGCGTGCAATGCGTGGGCCGCCTCGATCAGGACACCACCGGCCTGCTGCTGCTCTCCGACGACGGCAAGTTCGTCCATATGTTCACGTCGCCGAAACGCAAAGTGCCGAAGCTGTACATCGCGACCACGCGGCATCCGATCGACGACGCCCAGCTCGGTGCCTTGCGCGACGGCGTCTTGCTACACGGCGAGCCCAAGCCGATCGTCGCCGTCGATGCCCAGGCGCGCGGCGAGCACGCTCTGGCCCTCACCGTGATGGAGGGCAAGTATCACCAGGTCAAGCGGATGATCGCGGCGGCCGGCAATCGTTGCGAAGCGCTGCATCGCGAGCGGGTCGGCGGGCTCGCGTTGCCCGCGACGCTCGCGGAAGGCGCATGGCAATGGCTCGACGAAATCGACCTCGGATCTTTACGGAGCGGGTAA
- a CDS encoding Predicted arabinose efflux permease, MFS family — protein sequence MHTASSSPSSSTLRLPAAFQRLAWSNLVAQSAEQISLAAAPLVAVFALGAGARETGLLQTAQTLPFLLLSIPLGVWADRRSRRTLMALAESVRVVAMLCVLLLVMTHSLSLPLLAALGFIAATGTVAYNVAAPSLVPSIVPREAYAQANGRLELARSVAYSAGPALGGLLVGWIGAGWAYGCAAGLSALAVALLAGLREPPRAAAPERHFLLELRDGTRFVLRDTLLRPMLATAIFFNLGFFVLQAVYVPYAVHRLGLSASMVGVTLGAYGVGMVCGALAAPAIARRLAFGRVLIIGPSCGLLASLVMVATIVTPSFWLAMLSFFLPGAGPILWVVGSTTLRQAITPERMMGRVSALNSTATFGARPLGALLGAAISARWGMDACLVAAAAAFLVQALIIVMSPAARLASIPEGAAIAQ from the coding sequence ATGCATACCGCTTCCTCTTCGCCGTCTTCATCAACGCTCCGTTTGCCGGCCGCCTTCCAGCGGCTCGCATGGTCGAATCTGGTCGCGCAATCCGCTGAGCAGATCAGTCTCGCCGCCGCGCCGCTCGTCGCCGTGTTCGCGCTCGGCGCGGGCGCGCGCGAGACCGGTCTGCTGCAAACCGCGCAGACGCTGCCGTTCCTGTTGTTGTCGATTCCGCTCGGCGTGTGGGCGGACCGCCGCTCGCGCCGCACGTTGATGGCGCTCGCCGAAAGCGTGCGCGTGGTCGCGATGCTGTGCGTGCTGCTGCTGGTGATGACGCATTCGTTGAGCTTGCCGCTGCTCGCCGCGCTCGGTTTTATTGCTGCGACCGGCACGGTGGCCTACAACGTCGCGGCGCCTTCGCTGGTGCCCTCGATCGTGCCGCGCGAGGCGTACGCCCAGGCCAACGGCCGGCTCGAACTGGCCCGCAGCGTCGCCTATTCGGCGGGGCCGGCGCTCGGCGGACTGCTGGTCGGCTGGATCGGCGCGGGGTGGGCGTATGGCTGCGCGGCAGGGCTATCGGCGCTGGCCGTCGCGTTGCTCGCGGGGCTGCGAGAACCACCGCGGGCGGCCGCTCCCGAGCGTCACTTCCTGCTGGAACTGCGCGACGGTACGCGCTTCGTGCTGCGCGACACGCTGCTGCGTCCAATGCTCGCCACCGCGATCTTTTTCAATCTCGGCTTCTTCGTGCTGCAAGCGGTGTATGTGCCGTACGCCGTGCATCGGTTGGGATTGAGCGCGTCGATGGTCGGCGTGACGCTCGGCGCGTACGGCGTCGGCATGGTGTGCGGCGCGCTCGCCGCACCGGCCATCGCGCGCCGCCTCGCGTTCGGCCGCGTGCTGATCATCGGACCGTCGTGCGGTTTGCTCGCCTCGCTCGTGATGGTGGCGACGATCGTCACGCCGTCGTTCTGGCTTGCGATGCTGAGTTTCTTCCTGCCCGGCGCCGGACCGATTCTGTGGGTGGTGGGTTCGACCACGCTGCGCCAGGCGATCACGCCTGAACGGATGATGGGCCGCGTCTCGGCACTCAACAGCACCGCGACCTTTGGTGCGCGGCCGCTGGGTGCATTGCTCGGTGCGGCGATCAGCGCGCGCTGGGGGATGGATGCGTGTCTGGTCGCGGCTGCCGCGGCGTTCCTTGTGCAGGCGTTGATCATTGTCATGTCGCCGGCAGCACGGCTTGCAAGCATTCCAGAGGGCGCCGCAATCGCCCAATGA
- a CDS encoding transcriptional regulator, RpiR family, translating to MIHHSSVASNPAEQAIAARIAAAMPTLTPIHRRMGEYVLANLFRAATMRIDELASVVGASVATANRFARALGFDGYPQFREALVRGFEATLAPVERLRSAQESLASGDNLLDALLEQAAANLQSTRTAIDSTAAEAAVEAIIAARRVFVLGYGASAFLAGLMEHGLMPYHDNVQSLALIGGPSHAARRLFTADDGDLVIGIAFPRYLDDTIELARRAASRGARVLALTDSPRSPLAQFADLKLYIRSERRLAANADSAVLAVIEALCDAVAYRAQRSVKAAAGVSEFVLPWLTDPQAEPSSTTEQPVRPSIRTTRTTKAKK from the coding sequence ATGATCCATCACTCGTCCGTTGCTTCGAACCCCGCCGAGCAGGCCATCGCCGCACGCATTGCCGCAGCGATGCCGACCCTTACGCCGATCCATCGGCGCATGGGCGAATACGTGCTGGCGAATCTGTTCCGCGCGGCGACCATGCGAATCGACGAACTGGCGAGCGTGGTCGGTGCGTCGGTCGCAACGGCGAATCGCTTCGCTCGCGCACTCGGCTTCGACGGTTATCCGCAGTTTCGCGAAGCGCTGGTACGCGGCTTCGAAGCGACGCTCGCACCGGTCGAGCGGCTGCGTAGCGCGCAGGAATCGCTCGCTTCCGGCGACAATCTGCTCGATGCGTTGCTCGAGCAGGCGGCCGCCAATCTTCAATCCACGCGCACCGCGATCGATAGCACCGCCGCCGAAGCAGCGGTTGAAGCGATCATTGCCGCGCGCCGTGTATTCGTGCTCGGCTACGGGGCCAGCGCGTTTCTCGCTGGCTTGATGGAGCACGGCTTGATGCCGTACCACGACAACGTGCAGTCGCTCGCGCTGATCGGCGGACCGTCGCATGCCGCGCGGCGTCTGTTCACTGCGGACGACGGCGATCTGGTGATCGGCATTGCGTTTCCGCGCTATCTCGACGACACCATCGAACTCGCCCGGCGTGCGGCAAGCCGCGGCGCACGCGTGCTTGCGCTCACCGATAGTCCGCGCTCGCCGCTCGCGCAATTTGCCGATCTCAAGCTCTATATCCGTTCTGAACGGCGGCTCGCGGCCAACGCCGATTCGGCTGTGCTGGCCGTGATCGAGGCACTCTGCGATGCGGTCGCGTATCGCGCCCAACGCTCGGTCAAGGCCGCCGCCGGCGTCAGCGAATTTGTGTTGCCCTGGCTGACCGATCCGCAAGCCGAGCCGTCCAGCACGACTGAGCAGCCCGTGCGCCCTTCTATCCGTACAACCCGCACTACCAAAGCCAAGAAATGA
- a CDS encoding beta-aspartyl-peptidase (threonine type): protein MNSNAVIAIHGGAGTILRASMSASAEADYHAALHAVLSAGQRVLADGGSALDAVSEAVRLLEDCPLFNAGRGAVYTAAGTHELDAAIMDGSTLEAGAICCVTRVRNPILAARRVLERSEHVLFTGAGAEAFAAAQGLEFVEPEYFHTEARHRQWQLARGQDRAMLDHDGATLASDNDDPTPHEPIDPNRKFGTVGAVALDQHGHVAAATSTGGVTNKQVGRVGDTPLIGAGCYADDATCAVSTTGSGEMFMRMVAAYDVAAQMAYRNVSLEDAAHDVVMNRLPKIDGRGGLIAVDARGNITLPFNTEGMYRGFARIGETPVTAIYR, encoded by the coding sequence ATGAACTCCAACGCAGTCATTGCCATTCACGGCGGGGCAGGCACGATCCTGCGCGCATCGATGTCGGCCAGCGCCGAAGCGGACTACCACGCTGCCTTGCACGCCGTGCTAAGCGCGGGCCAGCGCGTGCTCGCTGACGGCGGCAGCGCGCTCGACGCCGTTAGCGAAGCCGTGCGTTTGCTCGAAGATTGCCCGCTCTTCAACGCGGGCCGTGGCGCGGTCTACACGGCGGCCGGCACGCATGAACTCGACGCGGCCATCATGGACGGCAGCACGCTCGAGGCCGGTGCGATCTGCTGCGTGACGCGCGTACGCAATCCGATTCTGGCGGCGCGCCGCGTACTCGAGCGCAGCGAACACGTGCTGTTCACCGGCGCAGGCGCGGAAGCCTTCGCGGCCGCGCAAGGACTCGAGTTCGTCGAGCCCGAGTATTTCCATACCGAAGCGCGTCATCGTCAATGGCAGCTTGCACGCGGTCAGGATCGGGCGATGCTCGATCACGATGGCGCGACGCTGGCTTCGGACAATGACGATCCCACGCCGCACGAGCCGATCGATCCGAATCGCAAGTTCGGCACCGTGGGCGCGGTCGCACTCGATCAGCATGGCCACGTAGCCGCCGCGACATCGACGGGTGGCGTCACCAACAAGCAGGTGGGCCGGGTCGGCGATACGCCGCTGATCGGCGCGGGCTGCTATGCGGACGATGCAACCTGCGCGGTCTCGACGACCGGCTCCGGCGAGATGTTTATGCGCATGGTCGCGGCATACGACGTCGCGGCGCAGATGGCGTACCGCAACGTTTCCCTCGAAGACGCGGCGCACGACGTGGTGATGAACCGCTTGCCGAAGATCGACGGCCGCGGCGGTCTGATCGCCGTCGATGCACGCGGCAATATCACGCTGCCATTCAATACCGAGGGTATGTATCGTGGTTTCGCGCGAATCGGCGAGACGCCGGTGACGGCGATCTATCGCTAA
- a CDS encoding glutathione transport system ATP-binding protein, producing the protein MPTSSHTARPFIETLPPQRVLAVDDLSVAFRSGDKTFNAVRNLSLTVERGETLAIVGESGSGKSVTSLALMRLIEHGGGRLAGGSIAFRRRDGSVLDLAKASSGTMRSIRGADIAMIFQEPMTSLNPVFTVGDQISEAIALHQGKSRSAAHAETLRLLELVRIPEARRVAARFPHQLSGGMRQRVMIAMALSCKPALLIADEPTTALDVTIQAQILQLIRGLQDEMNMGVIFITHDMGVVAEVADRVLVMYRGEKVEEGASDTLFAAPSHPYTKALLAAVPRLGAMQGTDLPAKFPILTVEQAALTGTDEPVRPAAAVANETQPLIHDSTPPILRVRDLVTRFPVKSGVFGRLTGRVHAVEKVSFDLRPGETLALVGESGCGKSTTGRSLLRLVESQSGSIEFDGKEISTLTGPALQALRRNIQFIFQDPFASLNPRLTVGFSIMEPLLVHGVAQGAEAQARVAWLLEKVGLPREAAGRYPHEFSGGQRQRIAIARALALNPKVVIADESVSALDVSVQAQIVNLMLDLQRELGVAYLFISHDMAVVERVSHRVAVMYLGQIVEIGPRRAVFEAPQHPYTKKLMGAVPVADPARRHAKRMLAADEIPSPIRGLNDEPVVAPLIAVGPDHFVAQHRVGGAY; encoded by the coding sequence GTGCCGACCTCATCGCACACCGCCCGTCCGTTTATCGAAACCTTGCCGCCGCAACGCGTGCTTGCGGTCGACGATCTGTCGGTCGCATTTCGCAGCGGCGACAAGACCTTCAACGCGGTGCGCAATCTGTCCTTGACGGTCGAGCGTGGCGAAACGCTGGCGATCGTCGGCGAATCGGGTTCGGGCAAATCGGTGACCTCGCTCGCCTTGATGCGGCTGATCGAGCATGGCGGTGGGCGCCTTGCCGGCGGCAGCATTGCATTCCGGCGCCGCGACGGCAGCGTGCTCGACCTCGCGAAAGCGTCGTCCGGCACGATGCGTTCGATTCGCGGCGCCGACATCGCGATGATCTTCCAGGAGCCGATGACCTCGCTCAATCCAGTGTTCACGGTGGGCGATCAGATCAGCGAAGCGATTGCCTTGCATCAAGGGAAGAGCCGTTCTGCCGCGCACGCCGAAACGCTGCGTCTGCTCGAACTCGTGCGCATTCCGGAAGCGCGCCGGGTGGCCGCACGTTTTCCGCATCAGCTATCGGGCGGTATGCGCCAACGCGTGATGATCGCGATGGCGCTGTCGTGCAAGCCCGCCCTGTTGATCGCCGACGAGCCGACTACCGCGCTCGACGTGACGATTCAGGCGCAGATCCTGCAACTGATTCGCGGGCTGCAGGACGAGATGAACATGGGCGTGATCTTCATCACGCACGACATGGGTGTGGTCGCTGAGGTGGCCGATCGCGTGCTGGTGATGTATCGCGGCGAAAAAGTGGAAGAGGGTGCGTCGGATACACTGTTCGCCGCGCCGTCGCATCCCTATACGAAGGCATTGCTTGCCGCGGTCCCGCGCCTTGGCGCGATGCAGGGCACCGACCTCCCTGCCAAGTTTCCGATTCTGACTGTCGAGCAGGCAGCGCTCACCGGCACCGACGAACCAGTTCGTCCCGCCGCCGCTGTAGCGAACGAAACCCAACCGCTGATCCACGACAGCACGCCGCCGATTCTGCGCGTGCGCGATCTGGTCACGCGCTTTCCGGTCAAGAGCGGTGTGTTCGGACGCCTGACGGGCCGCGTGCACGCGGTCGAGAAAGTCAGCTTCGATCTGCGCCCGGGTGAAACGCTTGCGCTGGTGGGCGAATCGGGTTGCGGCAAATCGACGACGGGCCGTTCATTGCTGCGTCTGGTCGAAAGCCAGAGCGGCTCGATCGAATTCGACGGCAAGGAAATCAGCACGCTCACCGGCCCCGCGTTGCAAGCGCTGCGCCGCAATATTCAGTTTATTTTCCAGGACCCGTTCGCTTCGCTGAATCCGCGCTTGACGGTCGGTTTCTCGATCATGGAACCGCTGCTCGTGCACGGTGTCGCTCAAGGCGCGGAAGCACAGGCACGCGTCGCGTGGCTGCTCGAAAAGGTCGGCCTGCCGCGCGAGGCTGCAGGCCGCTATCCGCACGAATTTTCAGGCGGTCAACGGCAACGCATCGCGATTGCGCGTGCTCTCGCATTGAATCCGAAAGTCGTGATTGCCGACGAATCCGTCTCCGCGCTGGACGTCTCCGTGCAGGCGCAGATCGTCAATCTGATGCTCGATCTGCAACGCGAGCTCGGCGTCGCGTACCTGTTCATTTCGCACGACATGGCGGTGGTGGAACGTGTTAGCCATCGCGTGGCGGTGATGTATCTCGGCCAGATCGTCGAGATCGGTCCGCGCCGCGCGGTGTTCGAAGCGCCGCAGCACCCGTACACGAAAAAGCTGATGGGCGCGGTGCCGGTCGCCGATCCGGCACGCCGTCACGCGAAACGCATGCTTGCCGCCGACGAAATTCCGAGCCCGATTCGCGGGCTGAACGACGAGCCGGTCGTGGCGCCGCTGATTGCCGTCGGACCGGATCATTTCGTGGCTCAGCATCGGGTGGGCGGCGCTTACTAG
- a CDS encoding glutathione transport system substrate-binding protein: MNLLVPSSPFRLRALVSGGAMVFAMLAGNVAHADTTAVMAVASTFTTLDPYDANDTLSQAVAKSFYQGLFGFDKDMKLVNVLADSYEASPDAKVYTFKLRHGVKFQDGTDFNAAAVKANFDRVTDPANKLKRYNMFNRIEKTEVVDPYTVKVTLKAPFSAFVNVLAHPSAVMISPDALKKYGKDIAFHPVGTGPFELVKWDPAGDLTVKKFAGYWKKGYPKVDAIDWKPVVDNNTRAALMRTGEADFAFQVPFEQAAQLQSSPKVDLIASPSIIQRYISLNVNQKPFDNPKVREALNYAVNKDALTKVAFAGYATPADGVVPQGVDYAVKLGPWPYDPAKARELLKEAGYPNGFETTLWSAYNYSTAQKVIQFVQQQLAQVGIKAQVEALEAGQRVAKVESAQDPATAPVRMYYVGWSSSTGEADWAISPLLGSASFPPKMVNTAYYKNDTVDSDLKQALETTDRAKKAELYTDAQKRIWADAPWIFLVKEKVVYARSKRLSGAYVAPDGSFNFDEIAIK; encoded by the coding sequence ATGAACCTGCTGGTCCCGTCTTCTCCGTTTCGTTTGCGCGCGCTGGTCAGCGGCGGCGCGATGGTGTTCGCGATGCTCGCGGGCAATGTGGCGCACGCCGACACGACGGCCGTGATGGCCGTTGCGTCGACCTTCACGACGCTCGATCCGTACGACGCTAACGACACGCTGTCGCAAGCCGTGGCCAAGTCGTTCTATCAAGGCCTGTTCGGTTTCGACAAGGACATGAAACTGGTCAACGTGCTGGCCGACAGCTACGAAGCGAGCCCGGATGCCAAGGTCTACACGTTCAAGCTGCGCCACGGCGTGAAGTTCCAGGACGGCACTGACTTCAACGCCGCTGCAGTCAAAGCGAACTTCGACCGCGTGACCGATCCGGCGAACAAGCTCAAGCGCTACAACATGTTCAATCGTATCGAGAAGACCGAAGTGGTCGATCCGTACACGGTGAAGGTCACGCTGAAGGCGCCGTTCTCGGCGTTCGTCAACGTGCTGGCGCATCCGTCGGCGGTGATGATCTCGCCCGACGCGCTGAAGAAGTACGGCAAGGACATCGCGTTCCATCCGGTCGGCACAGGCCCGTTCGAACTGGTGAAGTGGGACCCGGCAGGCGACCTGACGGTGAAGAAATTCGCCGGCTACTGGAAGAAGGGCTATCCGAAGGTCGATGCGATCGACTGGAAGCCGGTGGTCGACAACAACACGCGCGCTGCGTTGATGCGCACCGGCGAAGCTGACTTCGCGTTCCAGGTGCCGTTCGAGCAGGCGGCGCAGTTGCAGTCGAGCCCGAAAGTCGATCTGATTGCGTCACCGTCGATCATCCAGCGCTATATCAGCCTGAACGTCAACCAGAAGCCGTTCGACAACCCGAAGGTGCGTGAAGCGCTAAACTACGCGGTCAACAAGGATGCGCTGACGAAGGTCGCGTTCGCGGGTTATGCAACGCCGGCTGATGGGGTGGTGCCGCAAGGTGTCGACTACGCCGTGAAGCTCGGCCCGTGGCCGTACGATCCGGCAAAGGCGCGTGAGTTGCTGAAGGAAGCGGGTTATCCGAACGGTTTCGAAACGACGCTGTGGTCCGCGTATAACTACTCGACCGCGCAGAAGGTGATTCAGTTCGTGCAGCAGCAATTGGCGCAAGTTGGCATCAAGGCGCAGGTTGAAGCACTCGAAGCGGGTCAACGCGTCGCAAAGGTGGAGAGCGCGCAGGACCCGGCGACCGCGCCGGTGCGGATGTACTACGTGGGCTGGTCGTCGTCGACGGGTGAAGCGGACTGGGCGATTTCGCCGCTGCTTGGATCGGCCTCGTTCCCGCCGAAGATGGTCAACACCGCGTACTACAAGAACGACACCGTTGACAGCGATCTGAAGCAGGCGCTCGAAACCACCGACCGCGCGAAGAAGGCCGAACTCTACACCGACGCGCAAAAACGCATCTGGGCCGACGCGCCGTGGATCTTCCTCGTTAAGGAAAAGGTGGTGTACGCGCGCAGCAAGCGTTTGTCGGGCGCGTATGTCGCGCCGGACGGCTCGTTCAATTTCGACGAGATCGCGATCAAGTGA
- a CDS encoding glutathione transport system permease protein, translating to MLNFLVKRIFGLLPTLFIVAVLVFLFVHLLPGDPARLAAGPEADEATVALVRADLGLDKPMPEQFVNFFVKIAHGDFGTSTRSKRPVSEEIGERFMPTLLLTLASMVWAVVLGMGIGIVSAVWRNRWPDRLGMTLAVSGISFPAFALGMLLMEIFSVKLGWLPIVGDGSWKSYVLPSLTLGAAVAAVMARFTRASFVEVMNEDFVRTARAKGVPERLVIVKHCLRNAMIPVITMMGLQFGFLLGGSIVVEVVFNWPGLGRLLVDAVAMRDYPVIQAEVLLFSLEFIIINLVVDVLYAVINPTIRFK from the coding sequence ATGCTGAACTTCCTCGTCAAACGTATCTTTGGCCTGCTGCCGACGCTCTTCATCGTCGCCGTGCTGGTGTTCCTGTTCGTGCATCTGTTGCCAGGTGATCCGGCGCGCCTCGCGGCCGGTCCCGAAGCGGACGAAGCAACGGTTGCACTGGTGCGTGCCGATCTCGGTCTTGATAAGCCGATGCCGGAGCAATTCGTCAACTTCTTCGTGAAGATCGCGCACGGAGACTTCGGCACGTCCACGCGCAGCAAGCGGCCGGTCAGCGAGGAAATCGGCGAGCGCTTCATGCCGACGCTGCTGCTTACGCTCGCGAGCATGGTGTGGGCGGTGGTGCTCGGTATGGGTATCGGCATCGTCTCGGCGGTGTGGCGCAATCGTTGGCCCGACCGCCTCGGCATGACGCTCGCGGTGTCGGGCATTTCGTTTCCCGCGTTCGCGCTTGGCATGCTGCTGATGGAAATCTTTTCGGTGAAGCTCGGCTGGTTGCCGATCGTCGGCGACGGTTCGTGGAAGAGCTACGTGCTGCCCTCGCTCACGCTCGGCGCGGCCGTGGCGGCGGTGATGGCGCGCTTCACCCGTGCTTCGTTCGTCGAAGTGATGAATGAAGATTTCGTGCGCACCGCGCGCGCCAAGGGTGTGCCCGAACGGCTCGTGATCGTCAAACACTGCCTGCGCAACGCGATGATCCCCGTTATCACGATGATGGGGCTGCAATTCGGTTTTCTGCTGGGCGGCTCGATCGTGGTCGAAGTGGTGTTCAACTGGCCGGGCCTCGGACGCCTGCTGGTGGATGCCGTGGCGATGCGCGACTATCCGGTGATTCAGGCTGAAGTGCTGTTGTTCTCGCTTGAATTCATCATCATCAACCTGGTTGTGGACGTGCTGTATGCCGTCATCAACCCGACCATCCGTTTCAAGTGA
- a CDS encoding glutathione transport system permease protein, with protein MSISATEANAAKAALVENAIRTPWSEFWRKFRKQHVALAAGIFVLLLVAVAILAPHIVPYDPENFFDYDALNAGPSAAHWFGVDSLGRDIFSRILAGSRISLEAGFLSVAIGAVIGTFFGLLAGYYEGWWDRITMRVADVLFAFPGILLAIGVVAILGNGMINVICAVAIFSIPAFARLVRGNTLMLKQLTYIEAARSIGASDWTIIVRHILPGTISSIVVYFTMRIGTSIITAASLSFLGLGAQPPMPEWGAMLNEARADMVTAPHIALFPSLAIFLTVLAFNLLGDGLRDALDPKLDRP; from the coding sequence ATGAGCATCTCTGCTACCGAGGCGAATGCGGCCAAGGCCGCCCTCGTAGAAAACGCGATCCGCACGCCGTGGAGTGAATTCTGGCGCAAATTCCGCAAGCAGCACGTGGCGCTCGCCGCCGGCATTTTCGTGCTGCTGCTGGTCGCGGTCGCGATTCTTGCGCCGCATATCGTGCCGTACGACCCGGAGAATTTCTTCGACTACGACGCGTTGAACGCGGGGCCCTCGGCCGCGCACTGGTTCGGCGTCGATTCGCTGGGCCGCGATATTTTCAGCCGCATTCTGGCGGGCTCGCGTATTTCGCTCGAAGCCGGTTTTCTGTCGGTGGCGATCGGCGCGGTGATCGGGACGTTCTTCGGCTTGCTGGCCGGTTACTACGAAGGCTGGTGGGACCGCATCACCATGCGTGTCGCCGATGTGCTGTTCGCGTTTCCTGGCATTCTGCTGGCGATCGGTGTGGTCGCGATTCTCGGCAACGGCATGATCAATGTGATCTGCGCGGTGGCGATTTTCAGCATCCCGGCGTTTGCCCGGCTCGTGCGCGGCAATACGCTGATGCTCAAGCAACTCACGTATATCGAAGCGGCACGCAGCATCGGCGCGTCGGACTGGACCATCATCGTGCGGCATATTTTGCCGGGGACGATTTCGTCGATCGTGGTGTACTTCACGATGCGAATCGGCACCTCGATCATTACGGCGGCAAGCTTGTCGTTTCTCGGACTCGGCGCGCAACCGCCGATGCCGGAGTGGGGTGCGATGCTCAACGAAGCGCGTGCCGATATGGTCACCGCGCCGCATATCGCGCTGTTTCCGAGTCTGGCGATTTTCCTCACCGTGCTGGCGTTTAATCTGCTCGGCGACGGGTTGCGCGATGCACTCGATCCGAAGCTCGACCGGCCATGA
- a CDS encoding D-aminopeptidase: protein MSRTGIAGGNAPHIGVLPSGPRGTIADVGGVTVGHCTLDEGAVQTGVTVICPHGGDPFLAKVPAAASVINGFGKSIGLVQVEELGVLETPIALTNTFGVAAVAQAQIRAAIHAHPQIGREWSTVNPLVFECNDGYLNDIQAFAVSERHYNDASEAASVDVASGSVGAGRGMSCFDLKGGIGNASRVVDVAGRSYTVGALVLANFGRLPMLTIDGAPLGRVLAERAAEAVSTGAAALAHPANPVASANPTVSANPTVSTNPAVQATASKPEQGSIIMIVATDAPLDARQLKRLSLRAAAGLARTGSVYGHGSGDIALAFSTAYTVPHQSDFVALPPVLADARLDPLFRACADSVEQAIVDALWSAASVTGRDGHRRLSLHDTVPDLAQLLK, encoded by the coding sequence ATGAGTCGGACTGGCATTGCTGGTGGAAACGCGCCGCATATTGGCGTGTTGCCGAGCGGCCCGCGTGGGACGATTGCTGACGTGGGCGGCGTGACGGTAGGGCATTGCACACTGGATGAAGGCGCTGTGCAGACCGGCGTGACGGTGATTTGTCCGCACGGTGGCGATCCCTTTCTCGCGAAGGTGCCCGCGGCTGCTTCAGTGATCAACGGTTTCGGCAAAAGCATCGGGCTCGTGCAAGTTGAAGAACTCGGTGTGTTGGAGACGCCCATTGCGTTGACCAATACCTTTGGTGTCGCTGCGGTCGCTCAAGCGCAGATTCGTGCTGCCATTCATGCCCATCCGCAAATCGGACGCGAGTGGTCGACGGTCAATCCGTTGGTGTTCGAATGTAATGACGGATACCTGAACGATATTCAGGCTTTTGCAGTAAGCGAACGGCATTACAACGATGCAAGTGAAGCGGCAAGCGTTGACGTCGCGAGCGGTTCGGTGGGCGCAGGACGCGGCATGTCGTGCTTCGATCTGAAGGGCGGAATCGGCAATGCGTCGCGCGTGGTCGACGTAGCGGGGCGGAGCTATACGGTCGGCGCACTAGTGTTGGCGAACTTTGGCCGCCTGCCGATGCTGACGATCGACGGCGCGCCGCTCGGTCGCGTGCTAGCCGAACGCGCAGCCGAAGCTGTCTCAACTGGGGCGGCGGCCTTAGCGCACCCAGCGAATCCAGTGGCCTCAGCGAACCCGACGGTCTCAGCGAACCCAACGGTCTCGACGAACCCTGCCGTCCAAGCGACGGCCTCGAAACCCGAGCAAGGCTCGATCATCATGATCGTCGCCACGGATGCGCCGCTCGACGCTCGCCAACTCAAGCGTCTGTCATTGCGCGCGGCAGCCGGTCTTGCACGAACCGGTTCGGTATACGGCCACGGCAGCGGCGACATCGCATTGGCGTTCTCAACGGCCTACACCGTGCCACACCAGTCCGACTTTGTCGCGCTGCCGCCCGTGCTCGCCGATGCTCGCCTCGATCCGCTATTCCGTGCCTGCGCGGACAGCGTCGAACAAGCGATCGTCGATGCATTGTGGAGCGCGGCTTCCGTTACGGGCCGCGACGGCCATCGTCGCCTATCGCTGCACGACACCGTCCCCGACCTCGCTCAACTTCTCAAGTAA